A region from the Triticum urartu cultivar G1812 chromosome 1, Tu2.1, whole genome shotgun sequence genome encodes:
- the LOC125525819 gene encoding chaperone protein dnaJ C76, chloroplastic-like isoform X1: MAPPLPSPSLISTTSVPTLRIVSPVPSSRWCRRARPLASAGLGGAARRDRRRSRSTRGRRGMRIRAYTAEAEHGRWEEDVADDFYSVLGVMPDATSEEIKKAYYSCMKTCHPDLSGGDPDVTNFSMFINEVYTVLSDPVQRAVYDEIHGYTATATNPFFDDSAVKDRVFVDEFTCIGCRICANVCPSVFEIEDEFGRARVCSQRGNPELIQDAIDSCPVDCIHWTSAAQLSLLESETRRIERVNVGLMNAGMGVSVNVFRMASASWEKRQAKVLEKIRTRMMNQNNSDTTSPWSDIWGSPTRYQNTEDEEASERANRAAAAARRWREYSRKGADRPPRYKLPDAVGKKE; the protein is encoded by the exons ATGGCTCCTCCTCTCCCCTCGCCGTCGCTGATCTCCACCACCTCGGTCCCGACGCTCCGCATCGTCTCGCCGGTGCCGTCTTCCCGCTGGTGCCGCCGCGCCCGGCCGTTGGCCTCCGCTGGGCTGGGGGGAGCCGCGCGCAGAGACCGGCGCCGGAGCCGGAGCACGCGGGGACGGAGGGGCATGAGGATCCGTGCCTACACGGCGGAAGCTGAACACGGGAGGTGGGAGGAGGATGTGGCCGACGATTTCTACTCTGTTCTTGGCGTC ATGCCAGATGCAACCTCCGAGGAAATCAAGAAGGCGTACTACAGCTGCATGAAAACGTGCCACCCGGACCTCAGTGGAGGTGACCCTGATGTGACCAACTTCTCCATGTTCATCAACGAGGTTTACACG GTGCTGAGCGATCCGGTGCAGCGTGCGGTGTATGATGAGATCCATGGGTACACGGCAACGGCGACCAACCCTTTCTTTGATGACAGTGCAGTCAAGGATCGCGTGTTCGTCGATGAGTTTACCTGTATAG GATGCAGAATTTGCGCCAACGTGTGCCCCAGTGTCTTTGAAATTGAGGACGAATTTGGGAGGGCAAGAGTCTGCTCCCAGAGGGGTAACCCGGAGCTCATTCAGGATGCCATTGATAGTTG CCCAGTTGACTGTATTCACTGGACTTCTGCTGCACAACTTTCACTCCTTGAGAGTGAAACACGAAGAATAGAAAGGGTCAAT GTTGGGCTGATGAATGCTGGGATGGGAGTTTCAGTCAACGTCTTTCGAATG GCAAGTGCGAGTTGGGAAAAGCGACAAGCAAAAGTCTTG GAAAAAATCAGAACACGGATGATGAACCAAAATAATTCAGACACGACTAGCCCTTGGAGTGATATCTGGGGTTCTCCAACGCGATACCAAAACACTG AAGATGAAGAAGCATCAGAGAGAGCGAACAGAGCGGCAGCAGCTGCTAGGCGatggagagaatactcaaggaaaGGTGCCGACAGGCCTCCAAGATACAAACTTCCAGATGCAGTAGGCAAGAAAGAGTAG
- the LOC125525819 gene encoding chaperone protein dnaJ C76, chloroplastic-like isoform X2: MAPPLPSPSLISTTSVPTLRIVSPVPSSRWCRRARPLASAGLGGAARRDRRRSRSTRGRRGMRIRAYTAEAEHGRWEEDVADDFYSVLGVMPDATSEEIKKAYYSCMKTCHPDLSGGDPDVTNFSMFINEVYTVLSDPVQRAVYDEIHGYTATATNPFFDDSAVKDRVFVDEFTCIGCRICANVCPSVFEIEDEFGRARVCSQRGNPELIQDAIDSCPVDCIHWTSAAQLSLLESETRRIERVNVGLMNAGMGVSVNVFRMASASWEKRQAKVLEKIRTRMMNQNNSDTTSPWSDIWGSPTRYQNTDEEASERANRAAAAARRWREYSRKGADRPPRYKLPDAVGKKE; this comes from the exons ATGGCTCCTCCTCTCCCCTCGCCGTCGCTGATCTCCACCACCTCGGTCCCGACGCTCCGCATCGTCTCGCCGGTGCCGTCTTCCCGCTGGTGCCGCCGCGCCCGGCCGTTGGCCTCCGCTGGGCTGGGGGGAGCCGCGCGCAGAGACCGGCGCCGGAGCCGGAGCACGCGGGGACGGAGGGGCATGAGGATCCGTGCCTACACGGCGGAAGCTGAACACGGGAGGTGGGAGGAGGATGTGGCCGACGATTTCTACTCTGTTCTTGGCGTC ATGCCAGATGCAACCTCCGAGGAAATCAAGAAGGCGTACTACAGCTGCATGAAAACGTGCCACCCGGACCTCAGTGGAGGTGACCCTGATGTGACCAACTTCTCCATGTTCATCAACGAGGTTTACACG GTGCTGAGCGATCCGGTGCAGCGTGCGGTGTATGATGAGATCCATGGGTACACGGCAACGGCGACCAACCCTTTCTTTGATGACAGTGCAGTCAAGGATCGCGTGTTCGTCGATGAGTTTACCTGTATAG GATGCAGAATTTGCGCCAACGTGTGCCCCAGTGTCTTTGAAATTGAGGACGAATTTGGGAGGGCAAGAGTCTGCTCCCAGAGGGGTAACCCGGAGCTCATTCAGGATGCCATTGATAGTTG CCCAGTTGACTGTATTCACTGGACTTCTGCTGCACAACTTTCACTCCTTGAGAGTGAAACACGAAGAATAGAAAGGGTCAAT GTTGGGCTGATGAATGCTGGGATGGGAGTTTCAGTCAACGTCTTTCGAATG GCAAGTGCGAGTTGGGAAAAGCGACAAGCAAAAGTCTTG GAAAAAATCAGAACACGGATGATGAACCAAAATAATTCAGACACGACTAGCCCTTGGAGTGATATCTGGGGTTCTCCAACGCGATACCAAAACACTG ATGAAGAAGCATCAGAGAGAGCGAACAGAGCGGCAGCAGCTGCTAGGCGatggagagaatactcaaggaaaGGTGCCGACAGGCCTCCAAGATACAAACTTCCAGATGCAGTAGGCAAGAAAGAGTAG
- the LOC125525819 gene encoding chaperone protein dnaJ C76, chloroplastic-like isoform X3 — MAPPLPSPSLISTTSVPTLRIVSPVPSSRWCRRARPLASAGLGGAARRDRRRSRSTRGRRGMRIRAYTAEAEHGRWEEDVADDFYSVLGVMPDATSEEIKKAYYSCMKTCHPDLSGGDPDVTNFSMFINEVYTVLSDPVQRAVYDEIHGYTATATNPFFDDSAVKDRVFVDEFTCIGCRICANVCPSVFEIEDEFGRARVCSQRGNPELIQDAIDSCPVDCIHWTSAAQLSLLESETRRIERVNVGLMNAGMGVSVNVFRMASASWEKRQAKVLEKIRTRMMNQNNSDTTSPWSDIWGSPTRYQNTEDEEASERANRAMAAAR, encoded by the exons ATGGCTCCTCCTCTCCCCTCGCCGTCGCTGATCTCCACCACCTCGGTCCCGACGCTCCGCATCGTCTCGCCGGTGCCGTCTTCCCGCTGGTGCCGCCGCGCCCGGCCGTTGGCCTCCGCTGGGCTGGGGGGAGCCGCGCGCAGAGACCGGCGCCGGAGCCGGAGCACGCGGGGACGGAGGGGCATGAGGATCCGTGCCTACACGGCGGAAGCTGAACACGGGAGGTGGGAGGAGGATGTGGCCGACGATTTCTACTCTGTTCTTGGCGTC ATGCCAGATGCAACCTCCGAGGAAATCAAGAAGGCGTACTACAGCTGCATGAAAACGTGCCACCCGGACCTCAGTGGAGGTGACCCTGATGTGACCAACTTCTCCATGTTCATCAACGAGGTTTACACG GTGCTGAGCGATCCGGTGCAGCGTGCGGTGTATGATGAGATCCATGGGTACACGGCAACGGCGACCAACCCTTTCTTTGATGACAGTGCAGTCAAGGATCGCGTGTTCGTCGATGAGTTTACCTGTATAG GATGCAGAATTTGCGCCAACGTGTGCCCCAGTGTCTTTGAAATTGAGGACGAATTTGGGAGGGCAAGAGTCTGCTCCCAGAGGGGTAACCCGGAGCTCATTCAGGATGCCATTGATAGTTG CCCAGTTGACTGTATTCACTGGACTTCTGCTGCACAACTTTCACTCCTTGAGAGTGAAACACGAAGAATAGAAAGGGTCAAT GTTGGGCTGATGAATGCTGGGATGGGAGTTTCAGTCAACGTCTTTCGAATG GCAAGTGCGAGTTGGGAAAAGCGACAAGCAAAAGTCTTG GAAAAAATCAGAACACGGATGATGAACCAAAATAATTCAGACACGACTAGCCCTTGGAGTGATATCTGGGGTTCTCCAACGCGATACCAAAACACTG
- the LOC125537563 gene encoding ALA-interacting subunit 1-like yields the protein MSVSGSESAASANKPKYSKFTQQELPACKPLLTPGIVIGAFSLIGIIFVPIGLASLSASQEIVELVDRYDEECVTASDKIGFIQDSKANKACTRKITVPKPMKGPIHVYYQLENFYQNHRRYVQSRSDQQLRDKDYKDPKAVAKACDPEATTGDGSLIVPCGLIAWSLFNDTYAFSVNKKSVTVNKKDIAWASDKNSKFGSNVFPVNFQKGGLIGGGNLNDKLPLSEQEDLIVWMRTAALPTFRKLYGRIEADIMASDEITVVIQNNYNTYSFGGTKAVVLSTASWIGGKNNFIGVAYVAVGGICLLLAMGFVVLYVVKPRALGDPAYLSWNKEAAEYSH from the exons ATGAGTGTGTCAGGGTCGGAGAGCGCGGCCTCGGCCAACAAGCCCAAGT ATTCTAAATTCACGCAGCAGGAGCTCCCGGCATGCAAGCCGTTGCTAACTCCAGGAATC GTCATCGGCGCCTTCTCGCTCATCGGCATCATCTTCGTCCCGATAGGGCTCGCGTCGCTGTCGGCGTCGCAGGAG ATTGTTGAACTGGTAGATCGATATGACGAGGAGTGCGTTACCGCCAGCGACAAGATCGGGTTCATCCAGGACTCCAAGGCCAACAAGGCGTGCACCAGAAAGATCACG GTGCCGAAGCCGATGAAGGGACCCATACACGTCTACTACCAGCTGGAGAACTTCTACCAGAACCACCGGCGGTACGTGCAGAGCCGGAGCGACCAGCAGCTGCGCGACAAGGACTACAAGGACCCCAAGGCGGTGGCCAAGGCCTGCGACCCGGAGGCCACCACCGGCGACGGCTCCCTCATCGTGCCCTGCGGCCTCATCGCCTGGAGCCTCTTCAACGACACCTACGCCTTCTCCGTCAACAAGAAGTCGGTGACGGTGAACAAGAAGGACATCGCCTGGGCCAGCGACAAGAACAGCAAGTTCGGCAGCAACGTCTTCCCCGTCAACTTCCAGAAGGGCGGCCTCATCGGCGGCGGCAACCTCAACGACAAGCTACCT CTGAGCGAGCAGGAGGACCTGATCGTGTGGATGCGGACGGCGGCGCTGCCGACGTTCCGGAAGCTGTACGGGCGGATCGAGGCGGACATCATGGCGAGCGACGAGATCACGGTGGTGATCCAGAACAACTACAACACGTACAGCTTCGGGGGCACCAAGGCGGTGGTGCTGTCGACGGCGTCGTGGATCGGGGGGAAGAACAACTTCATCGGCGTCGCCTACGTGGCCGTCGGCGGCATCTGCCTCCTCCTCGCCATGGGCTTCGTCGTCCTCTACGTCGTCAAGCCGAG GGCCCTCGGAGACCCCGCGTACCTGTCATGGAACAAGGAGGCCGCCGAGTACTCGCACTGA